A region from the Anomalospiza imberbis isolate Cuckoo-Finch-1a 21T00152 chromosome 23, ASM3175350v1, whole genome shotgun sequence genome encodes:
- the FBXO2 gene encoding F-box only protein 2 isoform X2, which translates to MESLPEAVLIRILASLPAVDLVLVCRLVCCQWKNLVDGAALWILKCQQEGLTRAESDTENWQSFYFLSKKRKNLIKNPCGEEDLEHWGEVENGGDGWKIEELPGDFGKEFPSEEVHKYFVTSYEWCRKAQVIDLRAEGYWEELMDTTQPKIMVRDWYAGRSDAGCLYELCVKLLSDNEDVLAEYKSDTVTIPQENDASWTEVSYRSPTPFPTTGLGSVLSALNMVARTRCSGRDGMVSVSPTAV; encoded by the exons ATGGAGTCCCTCCCTGAAGCAGTCCTGATCCGAATCCTGGCTTCCCTACCTGCGGTGGATCTGGTGCTGGTGTGCCGCCTGGTCTGCTGCCAGTGGAAGAACCTGGTTGATGGAGCTGCACTTTGGATCCTGAAGTGTCAGCAGGAAGgcctcaccagagcagagtCAGATACAGAGAACTGGCAAAGCTTCTACTTCCTGAGTAAGAAAAGGAAGAATCTCATCAAGAACCCATGCGGTGAAG AAGACTTGGAGCACTGGGGAGAGGTAGAGAATGGAGGTGATGGCTGGAAAATTGAAGAGCTCCCAGGGGACTTTGGAAAAGAATTTCCTAGTGAAGAAGTCCATAAATACTTTGTTACATCTTATGA GTGGTGTCGAAAGGCTCAGGTCATTGACCTTAGGGCTGAGGGCTACTGGGAAGAGCTGATGGATACAACCCAGCCTAAAATCATGGTAAGAGACTG GTATGCAGGGCGCAGTGATGCTGGCTGCCTCTATGAGCTGTGTGTGAAGCTGCTCTCTGACAATGAGGATGTGCTGGCTGAGTACAAAAGTGACACTGTCACCATCCCACAGGAAAATGATGCCAGCTGGACTGAGGTGAGTTACAG ATCTCCCACACCTTTTCCAACTACGGGCCTGGGGTCCGTTTTGTCCGCTTTGAACATGGTGGCCAGGACACGCTGTTCTGGAAGGGATGGTATGGTGTCCGTGTCACCAACAGCAGTGTGA
- the FBXO2 gene encoding F-box only protein 2 isoform X1, which yields MESLPEAVLIRILASLPAVDLVLVCRLVCCQWKNLVDGAALWILKCQQEGLTRAESDTENWQSFYFLSKKRKNLIKNPCGEEDLEHWGEVENGGDGWKIEELPGDFGKEFPSEEVHKYFVTSYEWCRKAQVIDLRAEGYWEELMDTTQPKIMVRDWYAGRSDAGCLYELCVKLLSDNEDVLAEYKSDTVTIPQENDASWTEISHTFSNYGPGVRFVRFEHGGQDTLFWKGWYGVRVTNSSVTVEP from the exons ATGGAGTCCCTCCCTGAAGCAGTCCTGATCCGAATCCTGGCTTCCCTACCTGCGGTGGATCTGGTGCTGGTGTGCCGCCTGGTCTGCTGCCAGTGGAAGAACCTGGTTGATGGAGCTGCACTTTGGATCCTGAAGTGTCAGCAGGAAGgcctcaccagagcagagtCAGATACAGAGAACTGGCAAAGCTTCTACTTCCTGAGTAAGAAAAGGAAGAATCTCATCAAGAACCCATGCGGTGAAG AAGACTTGGAGCACTGGGGAGAGGTAGAGAATGGAGGTGATGGCTGGAAAATTGAAGAGCTCCCAGGGGACTTTGGAAAAGAATTTCCTAGTGAAGAAGTCCATAAATACTTTGTTACATCTTATGA GTGGTGTCGAAAGGCTCAGGTCATTGACCTTAGGGCTGAGGGCTACTGGGAAGAGCTGATGGATACAACCCAGCCTAAAATCATGGTAAGAGACTG GTATGCAGGGCGCAGTGATGCTGGCTGCCTCTATGAGCTGTGTGTGAAGCTGCTCTCTGACAATGAGGATGTGCTGGCTGAGTACAAAAGTGACACTGTCACCATCCCACAGGAAAATGATGCCAGCTGGACTGAG ATCTCCCACACCTTTTCCAACTACGGGCCTGGGGTCCGTTTTGTCCGCTTTGAACATGGTGGCCAGGACACGCTGTTCTGGAAGGGATGGTATGGTGTCCGTGTCACCAACAGCAGTGTGACAGTAGAGCCATAG